The following are encoded together in the Thalassolituus oleivorans MIL-1 genome:
- a CDS encoding MBL fold metallo-hydrolase: MNDHPVWMSGPLNTLTRFGEIPLFREGLYSIAPDTYAWMVPNGSWGETNIGLIDCGGESVLIDTCWDLAFTQEMLQHFHGVLKNSPIEYVINTHGDGDHCWGNQLFANTPIIATNACIHSMHHYSPKSLTALTHAGRVLKRLPLGSVRKFAHYMSSMFAPYDFSGVHITPPTDGFSGQKCINVRGVDIVINEVGPGHTDGDAIVYVPDRKVAYAGDILFIGATPVMWAGPVKNICSALKQLLAFDATVIVPGHGAFAQRKDVQNLLDYWEYLQEHLFAQSNNGMSSIEAARFVALSDDFNQRPFALWDSPERIITNAWNLYREWGIDQTSLPGTLGTMNLLRHQATLAFDLNKASPRVMRHF; this comes from the coding sequence ATGAACGACCATCCAGTTTGGATGTCTGGCCCTTTAAATACGCTAACACGCTTTGGTGAGATCCCTCTTTTTCGCGAGGGGCTCTATAGCATCGCGCCGGATACCTATGCTTGGATGGTGCCGAATGGCTCTTGGGGTGAAACCAACATTGGTTTAATCGATTGTGGCGGTGAGTCAGTGCTCATTGATACCTGCTGGGATTTAGCATTCACTCAAGAGATGCTGCAGCATTTTCATGGTGTACTAAAAAACTCACCGATTGAGTATGTGATTAATACCCACGGCGACGGCGACCATTGCTGGGGCAATCAACTGTTTGCAAATACCCCCATTATTGCGACCAATGCCTGCATCCACTCTATGCACCATTACTCCCCTAAATCGCTTACCGCGTTAACGCACGCTGGACGAGTTCTTAAACGTTTGCCATTAGGAAGTGTGCGTAAATTTGCGCATTACATGTCATCTATGTTTGCGCCGTATGATTTTTCTGGAGTGCATATTACGCCACCAACCGACGGTTTTAGTGGTCAGAAATGCATAAATGTTCGCGGAGTTGATATCGTTATTAATGAAGTTGGCCCAGGGCATACTGACGGCGATGCTATTGTGTATGTGCCCGACAGAAAAGTCGCCTATGCGGGTGATATTTTATTTATTGGCGCTACGCCGGTTATGTGGGCTGGACCCGTTAAAAATATATGTAGTGCGTTAAAACAGTTACTGGCATTTGATGCTACTGTAATTGTGCCGGGACATGGTGCCTTCGCACAACGCAAAGACGTACAAAATTTATTAGATTACTGGGAATATTTGCAAGAGCATTTATTTGCCCAAAGTAACAATGGCATGTCGAGTATCGAGGCCGCACGTTTTGTCGCATTAAGTGACGATTTTAATCAACGGCCCTTTGCTCTTTGGGATTCTCCCGAACGTATTATTACCAATGCCTGGAACCTATACCGTGAGTGGGGTATCGATCAAACTTCGCTTCCCGGTACACTAGGAACTATGAATTTGTTGCGCCATCAGGCGACTCTTGCTTTTGATCTTAATAAGGCTTCACCTAGGGTGATGCGCCACTTTTAA